TCTTTATTTAACACAGTGAGATCATCCCAGAGCACGTGGTGTTGGTAACAGAGGGGAGTGAGCTTGTTCTGCCATCGGGTAGTAAAAAGCAATCTGTCAACCACCagaggagaggcagacagaTGTCTTTGCTGTTGCAAACCTCTAGGACAATAgccctttttgtgtttttaatgtgaaattcATTGTATATGTCATTCCACTGGTTTTTGTGGTCCATACATACTCACAGCAGGGAGGAACTGATTGAAAGTTAAAAGCAACGAGGTAACTGCCTTCAGTGTGAAACTTGTTCTTGACAGTGTTATGCATGAGTAAGATTTCATCTGATTAAATCAAGTCGCTGGGTCATATCTCTTCTCTTGCTGTTCCATGTTCTCTCCTTATCCCTGGTACCTgacctctccttctccccctcttcaCCTCTGTCATACTTTTTCCTCCTAAACTGCCCCCGTACTGTTCTACATATCCCCCTGCACGCTACGGCACATCTCTGACCCCGCGTGTGTCCTACCCCTGCTAGCCCCGCTGGCCTACGAGCCCTTCTCCACCCTGGCCATGATCTACGAGGACCTGGGCGACATGGAGAAGTCCCTGCAGTTCGGCCTGATCGCCGCCCACCTCAACCCCAGCGACTGCGAGGAGTGGGTAAAGCTGGCTGACATGTCTCTGGAGCAGGACAACATCAAGCAGGCCATCCTCTGCTACTCTAAGGGTGAGAGCCTCCCCCTACCCGACCTGAGTCTCAGGGACACGGAGCCGACTTAGACCCACACTGTCAGATGCTCCAGGGTGGCAGAGCATGCTCGTGGCTCTTCTCATTTGTGGACTGTATGGATGTGAATTTCCACTGTTCTACATTTGAGCTATTTACTTTGTGTTAATGCCAAGTAaatcccctctcttctctctctccctcctgaatttctcctctccccgctctctcctttctctctgctCTCGTTCTCTCCCCCCAGCCATTAAGTACGACAGCACTAACGTGCGGTACCTGTGGGAGCGCTCCACGCTGTACGAGCAGATCGGGGAGCACAAGCAGGCCATGGATGGGTACCGCCGGCTGCTCAgtctgctgccccctactgacgGGGAGCACTTCATGCAGCTGTCCCGCGACATGGCCAAGTCAGTGCGCttccacacacgcatgcaacgacacacaaacacacataggcacatgcACAGAATgggacacacatgcgcacacaaacacacgcacaagtatatttattacacacacacacacacacacacacgcacacaatacagcacaacacaaactcCTCAcgctgcgcacacacacttcagcctCGCAAAATAGGAAAGTCTGTGACTTTGAAGCGTCAAAGTATTTGGGCTTCCTGTGATTTATTTAGCTCTGTATAAAAACGTCAGACTGAAATGAGAGCGTGATACATgtgggaggtcagaggaggcgGGCCGTGTTCTGACCCGGCCGCCTGGCTCTGTTCTGACCCGGCCGCCTGGCTCTGTTCTGACCCGGCCGCCTGGCTCTGTTCTGACCCGGCCGTGTGGCTCTGTTCTGACCCGGCCGTGTGGCTCTGTTCTGACCCGGCCGCCTGGCTCTGTTCTGACCCGGGCGCGTGGCTCTGTTCTGACCCGGGCGCGTGGCTCTGTTCTGACCCGGCCGCCTGGCTCTGTTCTGACCCGGCCGCCTGGCTCTGTGTCTCAGGAGCTACTACGAGACCAGCGACCTGACGGCTGCCATCGGGGTGATGGAGGAGGCGCTGTCCCGCTACCCCGACCTCGTCACGCACGAGTCCGTCAACATGGCCGCCGAGCTCTACATCGCCAACCACCAGCACTCCCAGGCCCTGCAGGTGAGCCCTGTGGGAGTCATCAGCacttagtgtgtgcgtgtgcgttcgtgtgcatgcgtgtgtgtgtgtgtgtgtgtgtaagaaggCAGTATTCTGGTGCGCTGACAGTCAGACACTAGCTGTGAGACAGCAGAGGTCAGTCCATTTCGCTCGTTCCCAGGTGCTGGTGCAGTTCTGCGGCATCGTGATGCTGAGAGACCAGTCTAAACGGGAACCAGCGGGGGGGCCTCCGGACCAGGCTGGAGAGACCGGGCCGGAGAAACccgaggagggagagaaaccgCAGGACGAACTGGAAGGTGCATATGCATGGTTTCTACCAGGCCAAACCGTGTGGTGGTGCCAGAACTGTGGGCTGGGAGTCACTGGGGATACACTGGGGAGGCACTGGGGGGGCACTGGAAGGGTAGAGAAGGCTTGGGAGCTGCACATGAATAGTTATAAGGCATTATAACCCCTCCAGACACACTGGCCTGACCCTcgctgtgttcctcctcagGGGAGGTTCAGAGTGTCCAGATCCCAGAGCACATCCCAGTGGACATCAGGATCAAGCTGATGGTCTGCCTGATCCACCAGCACATGTTCAAGCCTCTGGAGGTGAGAGAACGCACCCTCTCAGGGctggtgcgtgtgcatgtgtgcgtgcggccttttcttgggactgaaagggttagtATCTCAGATTTAGGCTGTGTATGACCCTGTGTATgccggtctctgtgctgcagcccaTGCTGACGGCGCTGATGGAGCAGAGCCCGGAGGAGCTGGGGGACCTGTACCTGGACGTGGCCGAGGCCTTCCTGGACGAGGGCGAGTACGGCTCGGCCCTGCCGCTGCTGTCTGCGCTCGTCTGCTCCGAGAGATACAACCTGGCCGTGGTGTGGCTGCGACACGCGGGTACGCCCACAGTGCTtcaacatatacatacatacagagacTGAAGGCTCTGGGGCatatggaggtgtgtgtgtgtgtgtgtgtgtgtgtgtgtgtgtgtgtgtgtgtgtgtgtgtgtgtgtgtgtagacagtaaagtgtgtgtgtgtacatacatacagagtGTCTGAAGGCTCTGGGTCATATGGAGGTAGCAGTGAAGAGCTacagtaaggtgtgtgtgtgtacagtaaggtgtgtgtgtgtgtgtgtgtgtgtgtgtgtgtgtgtgtgtgtgtgtgtagacagtaaggtgtgtgtgtgtgtactcagaGTGTAAAGGCTCTGGGGCACATGGAGGTGGCAGTGAAGAGCTacagtaaggtgtgtgtgtgtgtacagtaaggtctgtctgtgtgtgtgtgtgtacacagagtGTCTGAAGGCTCTGGGGCACATGGAGGTGGCAGTGAAAAGCTacagtaaggtgtgtgtgtgtagacagtaaggtgtgtgtgtgtgtagacagtaaggtgtgtgtgtgtgtgtgtgtagacagtaaggtgtgtgtgtgtgtgtgtgtgtgtgtgtgtgtgtagacagtaaggtgtgtgtgtgtgtactcagaGTGTAAAGGCTCTGGGGCACATGGAGGTGGCAGTGAAGAGCTacagtaaggtgtgtgtgtgtgtacagtaaggtctgtctgtgtgtgtgtgtgtacacagagtGTCTGAAGGCTCTGGGGCACATGGAGGTGGCAGTGAAAAGCTacagtaaggtgtgtgtgtgtagacagtaaggtgtgtgtgtgtgtagacagtaaggtgtgtgtgtgtgtgtgtgtagacagtaaggtgtgtgtgtgtgtacacagagtGTCTGAAGGCTCTGGGGCACATGGAGGTGGCAGTGAAGAGCTAcattaaggtgtgtgtgtgtgtgtgtatacagtaacgtgtgtgtgtgtgtgcgtagacagtaaggtgtgtgtgtgtgtacacagagtGTCTAAAGGCTCTGGGGCACATGGAGGTGGCAGTGAAGAGCTACATTAAGGTGGTGGAGATGGCTCCCCTGCACCTGGAGGCCCGGCTGACCCTCTCCAcgctgcagcagcagctggggCACCCTGAGCAGGCCCTGCAGGCCCTGGAGCCCATGCACGACCCTGACACGCTGGCCCAGGACTCCGCCGCAGCGCAGCAGGtaccaccagggggcgccacAACCCCCAGTCAGCGTGTTTTTCTGGGCATGCCTTTTATgtatctttctgtgtgtgtgcgtatgtgtcatgtcgtgtgtgtttgtgtttttgcggGTGTTTGTCATATGTATGTTCTGAccccatgctgtgtgtgtgtgtgtgtgtgtgtgtgtgtgtatggtttgtttgtttgtatgtgtgtgtttctcatttGTGTATTCTGACCCCAtggtgtgtttgcgtgcgtgcatgcgtgcgtgtatggtttgtttgtgtgtgtgtatatttctcGTATGTGTATTCTGAccccatgctgtgtgtgtgtgtttctcgtATGTGTATTCTGACcccatgctctgtgtgtgtgtgtgtgtgtgtgtgtgtgtatgcaggagcTGAAGCTGCTTCTCCACCGCTCCACCCTGCTGAACTCTCAGGGCAGGCGGGAGGACTACATCGACACGGTGCTGACCATGCTGGCCATGTTCCTGAAGGTCCCTGCTCCTCTGTCTTCTTTCACACTTCAGCTGTGTATCAGCACGGTCCCCACAATGCAGTAATGTGTAAAATCACTCCTTCTGTCCCATTGGGCACATAGTGAGGACTTAGTGCACCCATCTAAGGTCAAAAACTGTgatgctttattttttttctcctcattcGTCTCATTCTgactccccctttctctcactctttccatcCCTTCATTCGCGTGTCCAGGTGGCGATGAACAGGGCCCAGGTGTGTCTGGTGTCCAGCTCCCGCTCTGGAGAGAAGCGCCTCTACCTCGTCAAGGTGTCCTGCGACAAGGTCTCTGACATCGACGACCAGGAGGCTGCTTACCTGGACGTTATAGGTAACCTCCCTGACTGGGGGTCTACTACCCTgccttagacacacacacaccacttcccTGAATATGGGGGTCTACTTCTCTGactcggacacacacaccacttcccTGACTGCGGGGGCCTACTTCtctgactgggacacacacacacacacacacacacacacacacacacacacacatatatcacTTCCCTGACTGCGGGGGTCCACTTCTCTGCCCgggatgcacacacacccctcatgccctccctctcccagggAAGACGAACGTGCTGTCGAAGGAGGACTGGTGGCAGCTGCTGCTGCGCACCATCGTGGTGCTGTGTGAGCTGCACCGCTACGAGGAGGCCGAGCTCCTGGTGGACTCCTCCCTGGAGTACTACTCCTTCTACGACGACCGCGTGAAGAGGAAGGAGCTGGAGTACTTCGGCCTGTCGGCCACCATCTTGGACCGCAACTTCAGGACAGCCTATAACTACATAAGGTCGGGtccggagtgtgtgtgtgtgtgcgtgcgtgtgtgtgtgtgtctgactgtgtgtgtgatatatatacactggtgtgtgtaGCAGGCAGTGGAGCCTGCGTTTGCATATATTTATGTGTATGTAAGAGAAACCATGTTTATGGCTGTTAatttggtgtgtgtatatggttattatagtggggtgtgtgtgtgtatacggcTGTTATCATGGTGTATGTATATTGCTGTTATAGTGGTGTGTATATCGTGGGTACAGTGTGGAGtctgtaatttgtgtgtgtctgtgcgtgcatatgtgtgtgtgcgcgcgtctgCGCTCTACAGGCTGAAGCTGATGGACAACGTGGACCGGCCTCAGCTGTGGAACATCTTCAACCAGGTGACCATCCACTCTCAGGACGTGCGGCACCACCGCTTCTGCCTGCGTCTGCTGCTGAAGAACCCCGACAACCACGCGCTGTGTGTGCTCAACGGACACAACGGCTTCGTCTCGGGCAGCTTCAAACACGCGCTGGGTACGTGTGCATGAACACTGCACATACGGCTTCAAACACGCGCTGGGTACGTGTGCATAAACACTGCACATACGGCTTCAAACACGCGCTGGGTACGTGTGCATGAACACTGCACATACGGCTTCAAACACGCGCTGGGTACGTGTGCATAAACACTGCACATACGGCTTCGAACTACAGTATGCCGGTGGAAACACACTCCTGT
This region of Conger conger chromosome 17, fConCon1.1, whole genome shotgun sequence genomic DNA includes:
- the gtf3c3 gene encoding general transcription factor 3C polypeptide 3 isoform X1, coding for MSGFNPELIDYLEGKISFEEFEKQREERKSKEKATLGEEDGVPPDDPFPSTSSGTRRTRKRRTEGLEEGVSPGIHKAFSSMLQDEVEELIEDDDDDDDDEDDEDGDGGIEEEEEEEDEEGEVAVAAKEGEEQSDFPSAGDVFALEMELNRENKKMMRERRHRSKLPRALRGLMGEANIRYARGEKEDAITMCMEIIRQAPLAYEPFSTLAMIYEDLGDMEKSLQFGLIAAHLNPSDCEEWVKLADMSLEQDNIKQAILCYSKAIKYDSTNVRYLWERSTLYEQIGEHKQAMDGYRRLLSLLPPTDGEHFMQLSRDMAKSYYETSDLTAAIGVMEEALSRYPDLVTHESVNMAAELYIANHQHSQALQVLVQFCGIVMLRDQSKREPAGGPPDQAGETGPEKPEEGEKPQDELEGEVQSVQIPEHIPVDIRIKLMVCLIHQHMFKPLEPMLTALMEQSPEELGDLYLDVAEAFLDEGEYGSALPLLSALVCSERYNLAVVWLRHAECLKALGHMEVAVKSYIKVVEMAPLHLEARLTLSTLQQQLGHPEQALQALEPMHDPDTLAQDSAAAQQELKLLLHRSTLLNSQGRREDYIDTVLTMLAMFLKVAMNRAQVCLVSSSRSGEKRLYLVKVSCDKVSDIDDQEAAYLDVIGKTNVLSKEDWWQLLLRTIVVLCELHRYEEAELLVDSSLEYYSFYDDRVKRKELEYFGLSATILDRNFRTAYNYIRLKLMDNVDRPQLWNIFNQVTIHSQDVRHHRFCLRLLLKNPDNHALCVLNGHNGFVSGSFKHALGQYMQAFRSKPNEPLYSLCVGLTFFHMASQKFVIKRHPLLLQGFTFLTRYSELRGHSQESLYNIGRALHQLGLTHLAIHYYQKALNTPSPSLEGIEDDQVDLSREIAYNLSLIYQASGNKEMVRHLLYTYCSI
- the gtf3c3 gene encoding general transcription factor 3C polypeptide 3 isoform X2, with product MSGFNPELIDYLEGKISFEEFEKQREERKSKEKATLGEEDGVPPDDPFPSTSSGTRRTRKRRTEGLEEGVSPGIHKAFSSMLQDEVEELIEDDDDDDDDEDDEDGDGGIEEEEEEEDEEGEVAVAAKEGEEQSDFPSAGDVFALEMELNRENKKMMRERRHRSKLPRALRGLMGEANIRYARGEKEDAITMCMEIIRQAPLAYEPFSTLAMIYEDLGDMEKSLQFGLIAAHLNPSDCEEWVKLADMSLEQDNIKQAILCYSKAIKYDSTNVRYLWERSTLYEQIGEHKQAMDGYRRLLSLLPPTDGEHFMQLSRDMAKSYYETSDLTAAIGVMEEALSRYPDLVTHESVNMAAELYIANHQHSQALQVLVQFCGIVMLRDQSKREPAGGPPDQAGETGPEKPEEGEKPQDELEGEVQSVQIPEHIPVDIRIKLMVCLIHQHMFKPLEPMLTALMEQSPEELGDLYLDVAEAFLDEGEYGSALPLLSALVCSERYNLAVVWLRHAECLKALGHMEVAVKSYIKVVEMAPLHLEARLTLSTLQQQLGHPEQALQALEPMHDPDTLAQDSAAAQQELKLLLHRSTLLNSQGRREDYIDTVLTMLAMFLKVAMNRAQVCLVSSSRSGEKRLYLVKVSCDKVSDIDDQEAAYLDVIGKTNVLSKEDWWQLLLRTIVVLCELHRYEEAELLVDSSLEYYSFYDDRVKRKELEYFGLSATILDRNFRTAYNYIRLKLMDNVDRPQLWNIFNQVTIHSQDVRHHRFCLRLLLKNPDNHALCVLNGHNGFVSGSFKHALGQYMQAFRSKPNEPLYSLCVGLTFFHMASQKFVIKRHPLLLQGFTFLTRYSELRGHSQESLYNIGRALHQLGLTHLAIHYYQKALNTPSPSLEGIEDDQVDLSREIAYNLSLIYQASGNKEMVRHLLYTYCSI